Within the Opitutaceae bacterium TAV5 genome, the region AGTGTTCGCGTCAGGAGTGACATGACTGTCATGGCGGTTTGGCGAGTTTTTTTGCAGGCTTTCATGATGTGGTTGATGGATGTTTACGGTTTGGTTTCGGGTATCTGGACGTGCCGGGAATTGATCGTGATGAGGAGGGGATGCGGAGGGACTGCAAACTGGCTGAGCAGGAGTCTTCCGGAGGCAGCGGTGCCAGCGAGTGGCGCGGTTTCGCCGGTAAGAAGGTCCTGGACCGACAACGTATAATCAGCGGGATCGACGTGAATTTCGATGTCGGCAGACCGGGTATTCAGATCACCGATACGCTCGGCGGACCAAAGGGCAATGACCGTTCGTCCTTGGGAATCCGTGAACTGATAATGCCGGATGTCACGAAGAGCCGGCAACGGAGTACCCTCCCACGTGGACGGACGATCTTCCGTACGGTCCGAAAACGGCTTGATCGTAACGCGGAGATTATCGGAGGGAACAAGGCCTGCCGTGGCCCGGGCAAGATTCCGGACGGCGTGATACGATGGTTTCAGGGAATCGTCACTACGGATGAGCCCAAATCCGTTTTCCGCCTCGAACGGATTGCCGCCGTCGCGTTGATCGTCGCGAAAGGCATATTGAACGCTCACTTCGACTCCGAGTCCGAGACTTTCCATGAAACGGCGCAGGAGATATCTCGCCTGGGCGTCCTCGTTGTAGGCCGAATAGAGAAATTTTTTGTTTTTCGCGCCCTCGCGGTAAGTCGTGTAGCCGAATTCCGTGAACCAGAGCTGGGCGGGGCCGTTGTGTTTTTTCAAATGCTCACGGTACATGCGAACCAGCGAGGAGAAGGAGCCTTCGGCATCAGCCACGGCAAAGCCGGCATTCTTGCGATATTGGGGGGTGTCGCGGTGACCGGTAACTTCCGGCGGAGAGCGGAAACTGTAGGGATGATCTGTAATTCCATCCACACTACGAGAGATGCCCATTTCGATTTGCAGCCAGTTTTGAGGCGTGACGTTGCCGAGCCCGATCACGGGCATGCGCGGATTGGCGGCCTTGATCGCGTCTGCGGCGGTGTTGAGCAATTTCACATAGCGGGCGATCCAGGAAGGCATCGTGCCGTCCTTGTTGCGCCCGTACCAGGTGCCTCCCTTGAGGCTGCCTTCGCCATAACAGGCGGCATACCAGGAAAAGGGTTCGTTGAGAATTTCGATAACGTGGATTTTCCCGTCCAGTTCCCGCGCCAGCCAGGCGGCGGCGCGGGCATACGCGTCCGGATCATATTGATCTTCATACAGGCGATTCCCTCCGGCAAAGGTCACAATGATCTTGAGGTTGTGGGCGTTGGCGAGAGCCACCCATTTGCGGGTGTTTTCCGGGATGCAATACTCGTCCCGAACAGGCTCAACCTCCGCCCAGGTGATCTCGTCGCGTATCCAGCCGACCCCGAGCGCAGCAATCATGGGCATGTGACGTTCGGCATTCCACGGACGCATCCACGAAGTCTTGTGGGAGAAATGTGTGGCGACGCCGATCTTGTCATTTCGCGTGTCCACGGTCGCCGCAGGCGCAGGTACGGAGGAATGAGAAGTGCCTGTATCCGATGATGCGGCGGCAGCGCGAACGTCGGCGATCATCAATGCGGCAACCAGCAAAACCGATGCGCCGACAGACAACCGGGAAACAGGATGAGGGACAAACGGGCGTGAGGTTTGCATTGAAAACAAGACGGAGAGGAGAGGGGGGAGCGGGTCAGTTTGGGGCTTTGGTACCGACAAAGATGCGTCCGGCATCACGGTCGGCGATCAGGTCCGCCTCCGTTGTCAGAGCAATGTGCCCGTCAAGAAAAACCATGTTGGCCTTTTGCCGGTCGTTGTGCGGAAAGGTCATTTCGCTAACCCACCGGGGTTTTCCGCTGTTCCAGGTTTCGGAAAGCCGTGTTGCGGAACCCGCCGGATCGGAATCCTGATAGTCAACGTAGAGGACAGTTCGTGACGGAGTCTGAAAAAGGCTGACCGGTTTGCCGAGTGGCTTGTAGTCAACTCCCTCGCCAACGATACCGGAGCCACTCTGATGCCCGATCGCTCCGTAGGAAACCTTGCTATTGGGGAGTTGCTGGCCGGTATACGGATGAGTCCAGGTTGCACGAAACGGAGGGTTGGCTGCCTTGATCGTAGTCTGATCGGCAGGACACAGAAAAATCTCGTGACTGCCGCAATAGGCGGGATAAATCTCCTGCCACCATGCCTTGTCCATGATGCCCGTTGCCGTTGAGCGTGTCACAGGATAGATACCTCGATTGTCGTTGGCGAAAAGCGTGGTTGCCTGCGCCAGTTGGCGCAGATTCGAGGCGCAACGGGTGGTTCGCGCAGAATCACGCACCCGTCCGGTGACCGGAATGATGATCGCGGCAAGGATGCCGATAATCGCAATGACCGTGAGAAGTTCGATCAGCGTGAAGCCATGTGTCGTCGTTTCGCTGCCTGGGCACAAACAGGAGGCAGATTTTTCCAAATCAATAGGGCGAGGATTTGTGGATTTCATGGGATGCGCGGGTATGGGTCTAACCGGAGTAGATGTTTCGACGCACAGTGAGCTTGGGGGATGGATAAACTCAAAACGGATTTTATGCATACTTATGCATTGAATGGTTGCACGACGGCATGGAGGTGGCAGCTTCATGTCATGTCCTCCGCCCGCCTCACCCAAACTGACCTTGCCCGTGAGCTGGGGCTCAACCAGGCGACGGTTTCGCGGGCGTTGCAGGGGAGTCTGCTGTTGCCGAAGGAAACCATCGAACGAGTGAGGGCAGCGGCGAAGGCGGGCGGCTACCGGCCGGATCCGGGGCTGGCGAGTCTGGTGGCGTACCGGCGCACAAAACATCCGCCGGGCAAGGGGCAATGCCTCGCATGGCTGGATTCACAGCACCAGCCGGATTTGCCGACGCGTCGCACCTATCCGGAAAAAATCTTCGCGAGTTCGAGAAAGCGAGCGCACGAAATGGGGTACCGGCTGGAGGTTTTTCGCACGGATACGCCGGAGGTTACCCCGCAACGGCTCTCGCGGATGCTCGCCTACCGGCGGGTGGAGGGAATCATTTTTGCGCCGCACTCCTCGCCTCATACGGAGCTTCCGCTCGCTCTGGACAATTTTCCCGCTGTGGCCGTCGGACATACGGTGCATATCCCGCGAATCGATCGCGTGGCGCACAACCATTTCGAATCGATGCTCGTTGTGTGCGCGAGGCTGCGCGAACGCGGACGGCGAAGGATTGGCCTCGGGTTGCCTTCGCGTTCGGACATGCGTTCGCATGGATTGTGGAAGGCAGCATTCCTGCTCGATCAGGCCGCAGTGCCGAAGGCCCGCCACATCCCGGTGTTGCAATCGGAAGAAACCGATGCGCCGTCATTCCGTGAATGGTTTACCCGCTGGAAACCCGATGCCATCATCCTGCACCTTGATCACAGTGGCGCGCGCCTGGAACAGATGAAGGCACTCGGGCTGAGCTATCCGGATGACGTGAGCGTGGCGTTGCTGTCGTTGCCGGACGGGTACGAGGCGTTTTCCGGGATCGACGAGCGGACGGAGGAACTGGGGGCGTTTGCCGTGGAAGCGCTGGTGTCGCGGATTCACAACAACCAGCGCGGCGTGCCCGAACTGCCGCGCATGCACATGATCGAGGGCAACTGGCGCGAAGGCACGACGGCGTAGAAACCACGCTTCCGGCACCCCCCTCCGGGGAGGGATGCGGGCAGATGAGAAGAGGGCAGGGAGAGGGAGGCCGGCTACGCCGTGTGCTTATCAAACCAATTAAATTCCATTCTTCATTCAGCGGAGCCGGGATTATGGTTTGTATCTTGATCAGAATAGTGGGATATAAATCCGTGTGAAGGGGATTATCCCCTGCGCAAACGCGCACGACCAGGCATCTGGAGGAACGTTGTCAGTCCATAAATCTACGCCTGCATCTATTGTTTTTTCCCTCTGCCCGGTGTCTCACGGAACACGGTAAACCGGGAGAAGACAGGAAGCGCATCGGCGCCCTTTCATCCAGATCAGCACAGCACCTGTCAGCCGTCTTTATTTATTTATGAATCCCAGTATCAATATACCGGTCGCCTTCCTCATGGGTCAGCCCCCGCTCGAGCTTTTCAAGCACGGCGGTCCGATCATGTGGCCGATCCTCGTCGTCTCGTTTCTTGCCATTACCGTAGTGGTCGAGCGCACGCTCTTCCTTGTCCGCGAGAACGCCGCCCGTGATCCCGGCATTGCCGGTAAGATTTACGAACGCGTGGAAAATCACGATGTCGAGGGCGCTGTCCGTATCGGTCAAAAGAGCCGCGATTTCATCGCCCGCATTCTCGTCTACGCGCTTACCCACAAGGAGCATTCGCTCGACGACGCCTTCGCCCAGGCTTCCAGCCGCGAACTGAGTCGTTACCAGCAAGGTCTCGCCATCCTCGATACCTGCATCACCGCCGCGCCGCTGCTCGGCCTGCTCGGCACGGTCACCGGCATGATGAACACCTTCGGCGCGCTCGGCAGCGGCGATATCGCCGCCAGCGCCGGCCAGATCACCGGCGGCGTCGGCGAGGCCCTCATCGCCACCGCCTCCGGTCTCGTCATCGCCATCGTTGTCCTGTTTCCGTTCAACGTCCTCAACACCCGCATCGAGCAGGCCCGTCGCGACATCGCCGACGCCGCCAACGCGCTCGAACTGGTCAGCCAGAAATCCGGCGTTCCCAGTCTCACGCTCACCGAAGCCGGCGCCGGCGTCTGACCTCCTCTCAAAGCGAGCTTGTTTTCAGCTTTCAGTTTTCAGCCTTTCAGTTTTTTCCGAAAAATGTCCGTCTCCTCCCGCGCCCTTGCCGACGAACCCGTCAGGAAACGGGCCCGCATCGAGATCATCCCGTTGATCGATGTGATCTTTTTCCTGCTCGCCACCTTCGTCCTCTTCACGCTCTCGCTCAACCAGTCGGGCGGACTCGCCGTGCTCCTGCCCGCGACTGCGACCAGCCAGCCGCGCGACGCCTCCGGCGCCGTCACGCTCTCCATCACCGCCGAGGGCACGCTCGCCTGGGACAAGGACCCCGTCACCCTCGACGAGTTCATCGCCCGCCTCCAGGCCTGGAAACAGGTCGAGCCCGATCCGCGCGTGCTCATCAACGGCGACGAAAACGCCCTGTTCTCGCAAGTCCGCTACGTCGTCGACGAGGTCCGCAAGGCCGGCATCGGTAAGATCAACATCGAAACCCGTATCCGCCCCGCCGGCAACTGACCTCCCGCCCGCCCTCCGCCGCCCTATGTCCGCCTTCACCAGTCCCGCCGCCAGCCCGCGCAAAGCCCGCATCGAGATCATCCCGCTGATCGACGTGATCTTTTTCCTGCTCGCCACCTTCGTCCTGTTCACCCTTTCGCTGAACAAGATCCAGTCGCTCGCCGTCGATCTCCCGCAGGCCGCGCCGAACACGCCGGCCACGAAAAACGACGACGACCTCGTTGTCCTGCAACTTTCCGACGCCGACACCGCTTACTGGAACAAGGAACTTATCTCAGTCAGCGAAATCGCGCCGCGCCTTTTCGACTACAAGGCCTCCCGCGCCACGCCGCGCGTCCTCGTCAGCGGTGACGACAGGGCGAGCTACGGCGCCGCCATCCGCGCCCTCGACGAGGTGCGCAAGGCCGGCATCACCGAAGTCTCCATCGAAACCGCCTGGCGCGCCTCCGGCCGGTGAAAAACCCGCTCCGGAATCCGCATCACCCGGTAATATCATGACAACTACGAACCGCCCGCTGACCGTCACCTCGTTCCCATGAAACGCGACCTCCTCGCCGGCGTCCTTGTCGCCACGCTTTCGATCACCGGTCTCGCCTTCAGCGACCGTCTCCTGCCCTCGGGACCGGAGACGGCCGCACCGGCCGAGGACGACATGCCCACCATCGCCCTCGTCCCTCTCCCGCAACTGGAACCCGAGCCGCCCTCCCCGGAGGAGTTCGCCTCTCTCTCCGACAACGCCCCCGCGCCCGACATCTCCGACCTCGCCCCGCCGATGCAGGCCGACACGCCCGCCGCCGCGGTCAGCACCACCGCCTTCGTCCAGAAACTGCAGCCGCCCCCGCCTCCCGGCCTCGGAAAGCCCGCCGGCGTCATCAGCATACCCAAGGGCAACTTCAGTCGCGGCAGCGGCGTCGGCAGCGGATTGCAGGGCCTGTTCGACCTCGCCGCTCTCGACCAGAAACCCGTCCCCCGGTTTCTCGCCAAGCCCGCCTATCCCTTCGAAATGCGCCGCTCCGGCGTCAACGGCGAAGTCCTCGTCGGCTTCATTGTCGATGCCGACGGCAACGTCCGCGATCCCTTTGTCGTCCGCTCCACCAACCCCGCCTTCGAATCCGAGGCCCTCCGCGCCGCCGCCCGGTGCAAATTCCGCCCCGGTCGCAAGGGCGGCGTCAACGTCAGCACCCGCAACGTGATCCTCCCCTACAGCTTCACTCTTACCGACAACGCATGAAAACCTCGACGATCTCCGCCGCCCTCGCCGCGCTGGCCCTCGCGTCCGGTCTCGTCCTGTCTCCGCCGCTCCGGGCTGCCGCTGCTGCCCCCGCCCCGCCCGCGCCCGAGCTTGCTGAACGCGTCTCCGCCAAACTCGGCGAGTTGCGCACCCTCGCCGACGGGGGCGACTACTCCGGCGCCCTCGTCCTGGTCGACGGACTCCTTTCCACCGCCGCGCCCGAGAGCTTCGACCTGGCCTTTCTCTCCCAACTCAAGGGCCAGCTCCTGCTCAACCTCAATCGCTACGCCTCCGCCATCGCCCCGCTGGAAACTTCGCTGCAACTCGGGGAACGTCATTCATTTTTCGATACTGCCGGCACGCTCAACACGCTCCTCACCCTCAGCCAGCTCTATTTCCAGGAAGCAGTCGAGACCGCCGACCCTGACATCCGCCATCGTTATTACGGCCTCGCCCACGAGCGCATCCGCCGCTGGCTCGCGCTCTCTCCCCGGCCCACCGCCGAGGCGCAACTCTACGCCGCCTCCATCCTCTACAGCGACGCCACGCGCGACCCCGCCCGGGCCGACCTCGAAAAGATCCGCCTCGCCCTCGCCGATGCCGAGGCCAGCCTCCAGTTGCGCGCCCGTCCCGACGAACAGGCCTGGGTGCTCATCGTCGCCGCCCTGCAGCAACTCGGAAAAGTTCGCGAATCGGTCGACTTCCTCGAACTGCTCGTGGACCGCAAACCCGACTCCGCCCTTTACTGGCAGCAACTCTTCGCCTCCTGTTCCAGCCTCGCCTCGGAATCCGCCAACCCCAGGGAAGCCGACCGCTGGCACCTCCGCGCCCTCCTGACCGTCGAACGCGCCCAGCAGCACAGACACCTCTCCGGCGCGCAGGATCATTTCAACGTCATCTCCCTCCTCACCTCGCTCCGGCAGTACGACCAGGCCGCCGCTCTCCTCGAAAAGGGGCTCGCCGGCGGCACCATCGAAAACACCCGTCGCAACTGGGAACTCCTCTCCTTTTCCTGGCAGCAGCAGCACGACAACGACCGCGCCATCGACGTGCTGCGCCGCGCCATCCGGGCTCTGCCCGAGGACAGCGAACTCGAGGTCGCGCTCGCCCGCCTTTACTACGCCCGCGATCAGCCCGCCGAAGCCTGCGAACACCTCCGCAACGCCGTAACCCGCGGCAAGCTCGAACGCCCCGGCCAGGCCTGGTTCTTCCTTGCCTACGTCGCGTACGAACTCCGCCGCTTCGACGACGCCGCCCGGTGGGCCGAAACCGCCGCCGCGCAACCCGATGTGCAGAAGGACGACATCACCCGTCTCACCCAGGCCATCCGCGAAGCCCTTCAGGAAGCCGCCGCCGCTCCCGGAAAATCCGCAACCTGATCCGTATTCACTCTCCCGCTTCCACATCCCGATGAAAAAAGTCTACCTGATTTTCCCTCTCGCCGCCCTGTTCGCCTTCGGGGCTCTCTACTGGAACTTCGACCGCGGCTACGCCGAGCGCGCGCAGGCCGCCCGTCAACAGGCCCGCCTGGAAAAAGAAATCAAACTCAAAGCCGAGGTCGAGGCTCGCGCCAAAAGCATCGAAGACGCCCTGCGCCTCCAGGCCGAGCGCAGGAAGGCCCGCGAGGAGCGCGAAGCCCGCGAGGCCGCCGAAAAGGAAGCCCGCCAGCTCGCGCTCGACGCCCGCGAAAAAGCCTTTCGCAACCAGGAACAGCTCGCCCGCCAGATCGAGCGCCTGAAGAAGGACGTCGCCGCCGAACAGGCCGCCGTCGCCGAAATCGCCGCCGCCCACAAACTCTCCCTCGACGAACAGGCCTTCCTCAAGGAGTACATCGCCAGGGCGGAAGAAAACATCCGCACCCTCGAAACCCTGCTCAGCGCCATCGCCGCCGCCGAATCGATCGGCGCCCTTCCCGGCGGCGCCTGAAAGCGCCACCCCCCTGCCGCGCCGCCAACCGTCCCGCCTTCTGTCACCAATTTCAAACTACAAACTACAAACTTCCAATTTCAAAACTTCCATTTCACATGAACCGTTTCTACCTGATCGCCCCGCTCGTCCTGCTGCTCCTCTTCGGAGGCGTCTTCTGGCAGCACAACAAGACCGCCGCCATCGAGGCCGCGCAAAAAGCCGCCGAGGTTGCCCGGGCCGACGAAGCCGCACGCGTGCAGAAAGCCGAGGCGGAGCGCAAGGCCCGCGAAGACGCCGAACAACGCGCCGCCGCCCGCGAGGCCGAAGAGCGCGGGAAAGAGGAAGAGCGCCGCGCCCGGTGGGAGGCCGACTCCGCCCGCATCGCCGAAGAAACCGCCCGCCATGCCGCGCAGGCTGCGGACTACACCCGCCAGGTTGCAGCCCTCGAAAAACAGCTCGCCGGGCTCCGCTCCGAAAAGGAAAAGCGCAACCGCGAAGCCTTCGCCGCCGCCCGCGAGGTCGAGTTGCTGGCGATCAGGAAACGCAACACCGAGCTGGAGGTCCAGCGCGTCACCGGGATCATCGCCCGTCGGGCCACCGGAAGCCGCGCCGTCATCGCCGGTCGCCCGCCTTCACCCTCCCGCGTGGCGTCAGCATCGGACGGCAAATGATGTCGCCCGCAATGCCCGCGCCAGCCGGAGACCGGAACGCCGCCCTTCGCAAGATATTTCCCCGGCCCGCGCCCCAACCCGGTTCTCCATGAAACCAGCACCACTCGGAAAACTCCTCGCTCTCCTGTCCGGAGCCCTGCTCGTCGCCGGTCTCGGCCTTCTCGCCACGACCTCCGGCGGCTGCTCGCGCAGCGCCCCCGCCGACTCCCTCGCCACCATCAAAAAGCGCGACCGGATCATCGTCGGCGTCTTCGGCGACAAGCCGCCCTTCGGCTACATCGACCAGCAGGGGCGCAACGCCGGTTACGACGTCGCCCTCGCCCGTCGTCTCGCGCAAGACCTGCTCGGCGACGCCGGCAAGATCGAGTTCGTCACCCTCGAAGCCGCCAACCGCGTCGCCTTTCTCCTGTCCAACAAAGTGGACCTCATTCTCGCCAACTTCACGCGGACGCCGGAGCGGGCCGAAAGGGTCGATTTTGCGAATCCCTACATGAAAGTTGCGCTCGGTATCGTTGCTCCTGCCTCCAGCCCGGTCGATTCGCTCGACGCGCTCAAAAGCGCGTCCGGCAAAACGCTCATCGTCAACAAGGGCACCACGGCCGAGGCGTTTTTTACAAAAAACCATCCCGGCATCAGACTTCTCAAGTTCGACCAGAACACCGAGGCTTTTCAGGCGCTCAAGGACGGCCGCGGCGACGCGCTTGCACACGACAATACCCTGCTCTTCGCATGGGCGCACGAGAACAAGGGCTTCAGGATCATCGAATCCAACCTCGGAAACCAGGACGTGATCGCCCCCGCCGTGAAGAAAGGAAACCAGGCGCTCCTCGACCGGGTCAACACCGGGATCGACCAGCTCGCCCGCGAACACTTCTTCCTCCGGGCTTTCGACGATGAGCTGCGTCCTTATTTTGGCGATACGATCAAAAACCCGAACGACGTGATCATCGAAGGAGACGCCCGGTGACCCGGGGACGCCCTCCCCCCCCGCGCCCGCTTGCCGGAATAAAACCTGTTTTGTCGTTATTAGTTGAATACTTGACTGGAAACCTATGAAAAACAAAAGCATACGACTCATTATTGCAGCCGGCTTGTCCGTGGCCGGCTTGCAGGCGTTGATCCTCCCGTCGCTCCACGCGCAGGCGACGCATACCTCCCAGGACTGGGCCCAATCGCCCGCTGCCTACGACGACGGCCGCTCCCTGAGGGATTATCAGGCGAGTCTGCGCTCGGCGCTTTTCCTGCTCAAGGGGAGCCCCGAACTGGAGCAGCCCCTCAAGCTTTCCGCCCGGGTCACGGCGGTCGGTCGCACGGGCATCCGCCGCCTGCGCATCCGCAATTTCCAGATCCTCAGCGACGGCGGCAGGGACGTCGCCGAATTCAACCTCGGAGCCGGCTCCTGGCCCAGCGTGGTCGGCGCGCTCGGCAGCGCGGTGGCCGGGGACTACCTGACCCAGGCCGCGATCAAGGGCATCCCCATCGATGCGCTGGAAGTGGTCTTTACCAGCCGTCCCGGCACCGCGCCCTCGCAGAGCACCGGCACCCAGGTGACCTATCCCCGCAATCTGGCCTACACGGCCTTTATCGTCTCGCCTGCCTCGGACGCCGAACTCGAGGACTTGCGGCAGACAGTCGAGCGCGTTTCCCCGGTCCTCCGCCTGGTCAGCGAGTCCCAAAATATCGACCACGGCAAATTGATCCATACCCCGACGCCCGACAAGCCCGAGGCCAGGACACTCGACGGCCTGCGTGAATTCCTGGCCGACAAGTACGCCGCCACGCAAGGCGCGGTTCCCTTCGAAGGGCGGAGACCGGCCCGTGACTCCGAGGACTGGAGACCGCCCCTGCGTGCCCATGTCAAGGTCGAAGGTGACACCGGCATCCGGCACATTCGCACGGACATCAGCAATTTCCAGGTCATCCACGATTATCCGCGCTATCTGGCGGGGCACAACCTCGGCCCGGTGCCCGAGGAGCATATCCTCGGGACGATGATCACCTGCCTCACCCATATCTATGAAATCGTGGCCGCGCAGAAGCAGGTGCGCCTGGACTCCCTGGAACTGGA harbors:
- a CDS encoding biopolymer transportern ExbD, with the protein product MSVSSRALADEPVRKRARIEIIPLIDVIFFLLATFVLFTLSLNQSGGLAVLLPATATSQPRDASGAVTLSITAEGTLAWDKDPVTLDEFIARLQAWKQVEPDPRVLINGDENALFSQVRYVVDEVRKAGIGKINIETRIRPAGN
- a CDS encoding biopolymer transporter TonB — translated: MKRDLLAGVLVATLSITGLAFSDRLLPSGPETAAPAEDDMPTIALVPLPQLEPEPPSPEEFASLSDNAPAPDISDLAPPMQADTPAAAVSTTAFVQKLQPPPPPGLGKPAGVISIPKGNFSRGSGVGSGLQGLFDLAALDQKPVPRFLAKPAYPFEMRRSGVNGEVLVGFIVDADGNVRDPFVVRSTNPAFESEALRAAARCKFRPGRKGGVNVSTRNVILPYSFTLTDNA
- a CDS encoding LacI family transcriptional regulator; the encoded protein is MSSARLTQTDLARELGLNQATVSRALQGSLLLPKETIERVRAAAKAGGYRPDPGLASLVAYRRTKHPPGKGQCLAWLDSQHQPDLPTRRTYPEKIFASSRKRAHEMGYRLEVFRTDTPEVTPQRLSRMLAYRRVEGIIFAPHSSPHTELPLALDNFPAVAVGHTVHIPRIDRVAHNHFESMLVVCARLRERGRRRIGLGLPSRSDMRSHGLWKAAFLLDQAAVPKARHIPVLQSEETDAPSFREWFTRWKPDAIILHLDHSGARLEQMKALGLSYPDDVSVALLSLPDGYEAFSGIDERTEELGAFAVEALVSRIHNNQRGVPELPRMHMIEGNWREGTTA
- a CDS encoding N-terminal cleavage protein; the protein is MEKSASCLCPGSETTTHGFTLIELLTVIAIIGILAAIIIPVTGRVRDSARTTRCASNLRQLAQATTLFANDNRGIYPVTRSTATGIMDKAWWQEIYPAYCGSHEIFLCPADQTTIKAANPPFRATWTHPYTGQQLPNSKVSYGAIGHQSGSGIVGEGVDYKPLGKPVSLFQTPSRTVLYVDYQDSDPAGSATRLSETWNSGKPRWVSEMTFPHNDRQKANMVFLDGHIALTTEADLIADRDAGRIFVGTKAPN
- a CDS encoding flagellar motor protein MotA; this encodes MNPSINIPVAFLMGQPPLELFKHGGPIMWPILVVSFLAITVVVERTLFLVRENAARDPGIAGKIYERVENHDVEGAVRIGQKSRDFIARILVYALTHKEHSLDDAFAQASSRELSRYQQGLAILDTCITAAPLLGLLGTVTGMMNTFGALGSGDIAASAGQITGGVGEALIATASGLVIAIVVLFPFNVLNTRIEQARRDIADAANALELVSQKSGVPSLTLTEAGAGV
- a CDS encoding biopolymer transportern ExbD, producing MSAFTSPAASPRKARIEIIPLIDVIFFLLATFVLFTLSLNKIQSLAVDLPQAAPNTPATKNDDDLVVLQLSDADTAYWNKELISVSEIAPRLFDYKASRATPRVLVSGDDRASYGAAIRALDEVRKAGITEVSIETAWRASGR
- a CDS encoding amino acid ABC transporter substrate-binding protein; translation: MKPAPLGKLLALLSGALLVAGLGLLATTSGGCSRSAPADSLATIKKRDRIIVGVFGDKPPFGYIDQQGRNAGYDVALARRLAQDLLGDAGKIEFVTLEAANRVAFLLSNKVDLILANFTRTPERAERVDFANPYMKVALGIVAPASSPVDSLDALKSASGKTLIVNKGTTAEAFFTKNHPGIRLLKFDQNTEAFQALKDGRGDALAHDNTLLFAWAHENKGFRIIESNLGNQDVIAPAVKKGNQALLDRVNTGIDQLAREHFFLRAFDDELRPYFGDTIKNPNDVIIEGDAR
- a CDS encoding redox protein, regulator of disulfide bond formation, with product MREFLADKYAATQGAVPFEGRRPARDSEDWRPPLRAHVKVEGDTGIRHIRTDISNFQVIHDYPRYLAGHNLGPVPEEHILGTMITCLTHIYEIVAAQKQVRLDSLELEVEGTLTTRLGNTENPPAYKDIAYRAHIGSPESKEVIEQLQRDVEAICPIYNMLKDSQPVKGSIVRGPYTEEKEKAAYE